The Tolypothrix sp. NIES-4075 genome segment TAACTGATATCTTGTACCTAAACAGACTACCCCATAGTTACGTCAAAACAAATCAGCGAATCGTGAGTACTAAATTGAAAGTATAGCTGTTCAGTTTAGAAGACTCAACACGATCATTTTCTTCTTTCTATGTACTTTGAAAAAGGACAATCAATGAAATACTTGTACTCAGTAGCCGATACTAATAGTTTTACTCTTGCTGATGACTTAATTCAAAAGACTCAAGTTATTCAACTAGAAAAGTATCAAAAATTTGTTTTTGATAATAACAACATGTTGTTGAAGCTGGTTAACAAGTTTTCAAAACCTCCAGAAAAAATTATCATTATTTTTTCTTCTGTAAAAAATATTGGTGACTCTTTGATTGAATTAGGATTGCTAGTCGATATTCTTCGTCGTGAATACAGTTGTGACATTGAATGCTTTATCCCTTACTTGCAGTATTGCCGTAGTAATAGATTAAATGATGATATGATTTCTTTAGGAGCAAAGGTCTATATATCTTTTTTAAAATCTCTACCTATTAAGAAATACATATTATTTGATTTACATGCTCCTGAGTTAGTGGGATTCTTTGAACAACCAGTTTATCAACTAAGCACACTACCATTATTTCACAATTCATTCACAAAAAGAAAAATATCATTGGATTAT includes the following:
- the prs gene encoding ribose-phosphate diphosphokinase, which gives rise to MKYLYSVADTNSFTLADDLIQKTQVIQLEKYQKFVFDNNNMLLKLVNKFSKPPEKIIIIFSSVKNIGDSLIELGLLVDILRREYSCDIECFIPYLQYCRSNRLNDDMISLGAKVYISFLKSLPIKKYILFDLHAPELVGFFEQPVYQLSTLPLFHNSFTKRKISLDYVVSPDGGGYDISSKLASILNIKSDFFTKIRRDHSGKFVTDDAKKHNLRGKKILLLDDEINSGETLLVAIERLLNEDVEEIHIAIIYSFVKESILDKISKIKTIKSFTTTNLGIPICPTNVLNLNFDYHIIDCSELLLQYILQH